In Vespula pensylvanica isolate Volc-1 chromosome 16, ASM1446617v1, whole genome shotgun sequence, the following proteins share a genomic window:
- the LOC122634775 gene encoding ATP-binding cassette sub-family C member 4-like isoform X2 — MDIQKCSVNKNPKESANIFSVLTFWWIKDIFLKGIRKTLTLDDIYDPLKSDESERLGNLLEREWLYEWKKLQDFEYVLGKDGNKKLNKNIKPSLYKAIWRIFWRKYLIISAFLFLHTVVLYTLQPIFQGYIINYFNISLKNSKRITKEEGIFYALGLVINIIISVCIFHHAYFQSQEIGMQIRVACTSLIYKKILRLSKAALMQTTNAGQIINILSNDMNRFDIVSINLHYLWIAPIQLVVVTYIMWAMIGVSTFFGIICLLLISFPVQGLFPILSKRLRANLAKLTDTRVQLMSEFITGIQMIKMYGWEKPFSKFVMKTRMAEMKKIRLSSFIKVLALSMLIYTERITLYFCMVSYALTNKTLSPEYTYVWTTFFNLLQLTMVLHFLQALISWNETTITINRIEEFLMLDEIISNNQTSLMIPKYEKKRGKNDIEHCTIILRREEPVIDVKPEKQPSIEMINMSANWVSSKLPPTLCNISMKVDPGQLCILLGQVGAGKTALLNTLLKELPLGAGTIKILQNLSTKMESQSNLEKYFTDNKNITISYASQEPWLFDGTIKENILFGQLYDNKKYIDVTRVCALNKDLQQLPQGDMTIVGERGIMLSGGQKARVNLARAVYKQADIYLLDDPLSAVDTKVAKHIFTKCIIQYLHDKTRILATHQLQFIKSADVIVALDHEFEYGDYESADTSEQDELFETGNIPWKLYVKYFRFGGSWLTLITFLILSIITQISVNGTDYWVSYWTNLEVIRSSKNRTLIINKRNEYQHTINNTILSSFLSVDNLGLLTTTSAIYVYTISIFICVILVIMRSIFFMEICVIASRKIHDASFNNLLQTNMRFFHMNPSGRILNRFSKDIGAIDELLPKPMIEVIQIFLVTCGIIIMELIVNYWTIIPLIILGICAYFIKIVYIKTVQSIKRYEGICRSPIFCHINATLNGLATIRSSGKTTQDMLQKKFDYLQDKHTGTWYLLLATSTLLGLVFDLLICLFVAFICFYFILVHTDNILGGDVGLAISQALIIIGMLQYGIKQTVEVIIQMTSVERIFQYMNLPKEKSLTVANSLPPTWPSQGQLVLKNVSMRYSPNEPYVLKNLTVTIEAGWKVGIVGRTGAGKSSLISALFRLFSDGLEGQIIIDEKDTSTIDLRELRSRISIIPQEPILFAASLRYNLDPFNQYDDAHLWDILREVEFTDIGLNDQIIANGNNLSIGQKQMICLARSMLRKNRIIVLDEATANIDSQTDELIQRTIRTKFADYTVLTIAHRLNTIIDSTRILVMDAGEIAEFGHPYELLRDKPNGLFAQMVKNTGRVMSKNLLRQAEMAYRGDSVENDLRSSGNISTETDLTFYTNQEYISL; from the exons ATGGATATACAAAAGTGTTCCGTTAACAAGAATCCAAAAGAATCGGCAAATATTTTCAGTGTTTTAACTTTTTG gtggatcaaagatatatttttaaaaggaataagaaaaacattaacGTTAGATGATATTTACGATCCATTGAAGTCCGACGAATCGGAAAGGCTCGGAAATTTGCTCGAAAG agaaTGGCTTTACGAATGGAAGAAATTACAAGATTTTGAATATGTATTAGGAAAGgatggtaataaaaaattaaacaagaaTATAAAGCCATCCTTATACAAGGCCATATGGCGTATATTTTGGCgaaaatatcttataatatcAGCATTTCTATTTCTCCACACTGTTGTATTGTATACGTTACAACCAATCTTCCAAGGGTacatcataaattattttaatatatctttgaaaaattctaaaagaaTTACGAAGGAAGAAGGCATTTTTTATGCTTTAGGTCTGGTTATCAATATCATCATATCTGTTTGCATCTTCCATCATGCATATTTTCAAAGTCAAGAAATAGGAATGCAAATACGTGTCGCTTGTACTTCtctaatatacaaaaaa ATATTACGGCTGAGTAAAGCAGCTCTAATGCAAACGACTAATGCTggacaaataattaatattcttagcAATGATATGAATCGTTTTGATATAGTATCTATTAATTTGCATTATTTGTGGATTGCACCGATTCag CTCGTAGTAGTAACGTACATAATGTGGGCAATGATCGGagtttcaacattttttgGCATTATATGTCTCCTTTTGATATCTTTTCCTGTTCAAGGACTTTTTCCCATATTAAGTAAACGTTTGAGAGCAAATTTAGCAAAACTAACGGATACAAGGGTACAACTTATGAGTGAATTTATAACAGGCATACAG ATGATCAAAATGTATGGGTGGGAAAAGCCATTCAGTAAATTTGTGATGAAAACACGTATGgcagagatgaaaaaaattagacTTTCCTCGTTTATTAAAGTATTGGCTCTATCTATGTTAATATATACTGAAAGAATAACACTATATTTTTGTATGGTGTCGTACGCTCTTACAAACAAAACACTAAGTcctgaatatacatatgtatggacaaccttttttaatcttttacaaTTAACAATGGTCTTACATTTTCTACAAGCTCTAATATCCTGGAACGAGACCACAATAACTATAAATAGAATCGag gaatttttaatgttggacgaaataatatcaaacaaTCAAACGTCTTTGATGATACcaaaatacgagaaaaagagaggtaaaAATGATATAGAGCACTGTACAATCATTTTGAGGAGAGAAGAACCGGTGATAGACGTTAAACCGGAAAAACAACCATCTattgaaatgataaatatgtcAGCAAATTGGGTGTCGAGCAAATTACCACCTACTTTGTGTAACATCAGCATGAAAGTGGATCCAGGTCAGCTATGTATTTTGTTAGGTCAAGTTGGAGCAGGGAAGACAGCCCTTTTAAATACACTTTTGAAAGAACTTCCTTTGGGTGCTGGAACCATAAAGATTTTACAAAACTTATCGACAAAAATGGAGTCTCAGTCGaacttagaaaaatatttcactgataataaaaacattacaaTTTCTTATGCTTCCCAAGAACCTTGGCTTTTTGATGGTAccatcaaagaaaatattctcttcggtcaattatacgataataaaaaatatatagat GTGACACGTGTATGTGCCTTAAATAAAGATTTGCAGCAATTACCTCAAGGTGATATGACTATTGTTGGGGAAAGAGGGATAATGTTATCTGGTGGACAAAAAGCTCGAGTAAATTTGGCCAGAGCTGTATATAAGCAAgcagatatttatttactggACGATCCATTGAGCGCAGTAGACACAAAAGTTGCTAAgcatatatttacaaaatgcaTCATACAATATCTTCATGACAAGACGAGGATATTAGCAACGCATCAATTACAATTCATCAAATCTGCGGATGTTATAGTGGCATTGGATCAC gaATTTGAATATGGCGATTACGAAAGTGCGGATACCAGCGAACAAGATGAATTATTTGAAACAGGCAATATTCCCTggaaattatatgtaaaatattttcgattcggCGGTTCTTGGTTAACTCTAATTACTTTTCTAATACTTTCGATAATAACACAAATATCTGTAAATGGTACCGATTATTGGGTATCTTATTGGACCAATTTAGAAGTCATAAGAAGTTCTAAAAATcgaactttaataataaataaaagaaatgaatatcaACATaccataaataatacaattttgtcGAGCTTTCTATCCGTAGATAATTTAGGATTGTTGACAACAACGTCTGCCATATACGTTTATAcaattagtatttttatttgcgTAATTTTGGTAATTATGCGCAGTATCTTTTTTATGGAAATTTGCGTAATCGCCTCTCGTAAAATTCATGATGCCTCGTTTAACAATCTCTTGCAAACTAACATGCGTTTTTTCCATATGAATCCTTCCg GAAGAATTCTGAATAGATTTTCCAAAGATATAGGAGCCATAGACGAATTATTACCAAAGCCTATGATAGaagtaatacaaatttttctagTCACATgtggtattattattatggaaTTAATAGTGAATTATTGGACAATTATACCATTAATTATATTAGGTATCTGCGCTTACTTCATAAAAATAGTATACATTAAAACTGTGCAAAGTATTAAACGATATGAAGGaatat GTAGGAGTCCAATATTTTGTCATATCAATGCAACTTTAAATGGACTTGCGACAATAAGAAGTAGCGGTAAAACAACGCAAGATATGTTGcaaaagaaatttgattaCTTGCAAGATAAACATACAGGCACTTGGTATCTCTTATTAGCAACATCTACTCTTCTTGGTTTAGTCTTCGATTTATTGATATGCCTTTTTGTAGCCtttatctgtttttattttattctcgtaCATACAG ataATATATTAGGTGGAGATGTGGGTTTAGCTATATCGCAAGCTCTTATTATAATTGGTATGTTACAATATGGTATAAAACAAACTGTCGAAGTGATTATTCAAATGACATCGGTTGAAAGAATTTTCCAATATATGAATCTTCCTAAGGAAAAATCTTTGACAGTAGCGAACTCACTACCGCCAACATGGCCGTCGCAAGGTCAGTTAGTATTAAAGAATGTTTCTATGAGATACAGTCCAAATGAGCCATACGTTTTAAag AATCTAACAGTTACGATAGAAGCAGGATGGAAAGTTGGTATTGTTGGAAGAACAGGAGCTGGAAAATCATCGTTAATAAGTGCAttatttcgtcttttttctgaCGGTTTAGAAGGACAGATAATAATTGATGAAAAAGATACGAGTACTATAGACCTACGTGAATTACGATCTCGGATATCTATTATTCCACAAGAGCCAATTCTCTTTGCTGCAAGTTTGCGATATAATTTGGATCCATTTAATCAATATGACGATGCACATCTTTGGGATATACTTCGAGAAGTCGAATTCACTGATATTGGTTTGAACGATCAAATTATAGCAAATGGTAACAACTTGAGCATAGGTCAAAAACAAATGATATGCTTGGCCCGAAGTATGCTCAGAAAAAATCGTATTATAGTACTTGATGAAGCAACTGCCAATATTGATTCCCA AACTGATGAATTGATACAACGAACTATAAGAACCAAATTCGCGGATTATACTGTTCTTACAATAGCTCATCGTTTGAATACTATTATTGATAGCACTCGTATTTTAGTGATGGATGCCGGAGAAATTGCG GAATTCGGTCATCCGTATGAGTTACTACGTGATAAACCTAATGGTTTGTTTGCTCAAATGGTGAAGAATACAGGACGTGTAATGTCTAAGAACCTTTTACGGCAAGCAGAAATGGCTTACCGGGGAGATTCCGTGGAAAATGATCTTAGATCATCTGGTAATATTTCCACTGAAACTGATTTAACATTTTACACGAATcaagaatatatatcattataa
- the LOC122634775 gene encoding ATP-binding cassette sub-family C member 4-like isoform X1, which yields MDIQKCSVNKNPKESANIFSVLTFWWIKDIFLKGIRKTLTLDDIYDPLKSDESERLGNLLEREWLYEWKKLQDFEYVLGKDGNKKLNKNIKPSLYKAIWRIFWRKYLIISAFLFLHTVVLYTLQPIFQGYIINYFNISLKNSKRITKEEGIFYALGLVINIIISVCIFHHAYFQSQEIGMQIRVACTSLIYKKILRLSKAALMQTTNAGQIINILSNDMNRFDIVSINLHYLWIAPIQLVVVTYIMWAMIGVSTFFGIICLLLISFPVQGLFPILSKRLRANLAKLTDTRVQLMSEFITGIQMIKMYGWEKPFSKFVMKTRMAEMKKIRLSSFIKVLALSMLIYTERITLYFCMVSYALTNKTLSPEYTYVWTTFFNLLQLTMVLHFLQALISWNETTITINRIEEFLMLDEIISNNQTSLMIPKYEKKRGKNDIEHCTIILRREEPVIDVKPEKQPSIEMINMSANWVSSKLPPTLCNISMKVDPGQLCILLGQVGAGKTALLNTLLKELPLGAGTIKILQNLSTKMESQSNLEKYFTDNKNITISYASQEPWLFDGTIKENILFGQLYDNKKYIDVTRVCALNKDLQQLPQGDMTIVGERGIMLSGGQKARVNLARAVYKQADIYLLDDPLSAVDTKVAKHIFTKCIIQYLHDKTRILATHQLQFIKSADVIVALDHGTVKLKGSYNELIKNNDEFLKMVTRIRIDKERNDPKDTEKFFDRNRDSIRSRASIMSQNSSIMEFEYGDYESADTSEQDELFETGNIPWKLYVKYFRFGGSWLTLITFLILSIITQISVNGTDYWVSYWTNLEVIRSSKNRTLIINKRNEYQHTINNTILSSFLSVDNLGLLTTTSAIYVYTISIFICVILVIMRSIFFMEICVIASRKIHDASFNNLLQTNMRFFHMNPSGRILNRFSKDIGAIDELLPKPMIEVIQIFLVTCGIIIMELIVNYWTIIPLIILGICAYFIKIVYIKTVQSIKRYEGICRSPIFCHINATLNGLATIRSSGKTTQDMLQKKFDYLQDKHTGTWYLLLATSTLLGLVFDLLICLFVAFICFYFILVHTDNILGGDVGLAISQALIIIGMLQYGIKQTVEVIIQMTSVERIFQYMNLPKEKSLTVANSLPPTWPSQGQLVLKNVSMRYSPNEPYVLKNLTVTIEAGWKVGIVGRTGAGKSSLISALFRLFSDGLEGQIIIDEKDTSTIDLRELRSRISIIPQEPILFAASLRYNLDPFNQYDDAHLWDILREVEFTDIGLNDQIIANGNNLSIGQKQMICLARSMLRKNRIIVLDEATANIDSQTDELIQRTIRTKFADYTVLTIAHRLNTIIDSTRILVMDAGEIAEFGHPYELLRDKPNGLFAQMVKNTGRVMSKNLLRQAEMAYRGDSVENDLRSSGNISTETDLTFYTNQEYISL from the exons ATGGATATACAAAAGTGTTCCGTTAACAAGAATCCAAAAGAATCGGCAAATATTTTCAGTGTTTTAACTTTTTG gtggatcaaagatatatttttaaaaggaataagaaaaacattaacGTTAGATGATATTTACGATCCATTGAAGTCCGACGAATCGGAAAGGCTCGGAAATTTGCTCGAAAG agaaTGGCTTTACGAATGGAAGAAATTACAAGATTTTGAATATGTATTAGGAAAGgatggtaataaaaaattaaacaagaaTATAAAGCCATCCTTATACAAGGCCATATGGCGTATATTTTGGCgaaaatatcttataatatcAGCATTTCTATTTCTCCACACTGTTGTATTGTATACGTTACAACCAATCTTCCAAGGGTacatcataaattattttaatatatctttgaaaaattctaaaagaaTTACGAAGGAAGAAGGCATTTTTTATGCTTTAGGTCTGGTTATCAATATCATCATATCTGTTTGCATCTTCCATCATGCATATTTTCAAAGTCAAGAAATAGGAATGCAAATACGTGTCGCTTGTACTTCtctaatatacaaaaaa ATATTACGGCTGAGTAAAGCAGCTCTAATGCAAACGACTAATGCTggacaaataattaatattcttagcAATGATATGAATCGTTTTGATATAGTATCTATTAATTTGCATTATTTGTGGATTGCACCGATTCag CTCGTAGTAGTAACGTACATAATGTGGGCAATGATCGGagtttcaacattttttgGCATTATATGTCTCCTTTTGATATCTTTTCCTGTTCAAGGACTTTTTCCCATATTAAGTAAACGTTTGAGAGCAAATTTAGCAAAACTAACGGATACAAGGGTACAACTTATGAGTGAATTTATAACAGGCATACAG ATGATCAAAATGTATGGGTGGGAAAAGCCATTCAGTAAATTTGTGATGAAAACACGTATGgcagagatgaaaaaaattagacTTTCCTCGTTTATTAAAGTATTGGCTCTATCTATGTTAATATATACTGAAAGAATAACACTATATTTTTGTATGGTGTCGTACGCTCTTACAAACAAAACACTAAGTcctgaatatacatatgtatggacaaccttttttaatcttttacaaTTAACAATGGTCTTACATTTTCTACAAGCTCTAATATCCTGGAACGAGACCACAATAACTATAAATAGAATCGag gaatttttaatgttggacgaaataatatcaaacaaTCAAACGTCTTTGATGATACcaaaatacgagaaaaagagaggtaaaAATGATATAGAGCACTGTACAATCATTTTGAGGAGAGAAGAACCGGTGATAGACGTTAAACCGGAAAAACAACCATCTattgaaatgataaatatgtcAGCAAATTGGGTGTCGAGCAAATTACCACCTACTTTGTGTAACATCAGCATGAAAGTGGATCCAGGTCAGCTATGTATTTTGTTAGGTCAAGTTGGAGCAGGGAAGACAGCCCTTTTAAATACACTTTTGAAAGAACTTCCTTTGGGTGCTGGAACCATAAAGATTTTACAAAACTTATCGACAAAAATGGAGTCTCAGTCGaacttagaaaaatatttcactgataataaaaacattacaaTTTCTTATGCTTCCCAAGAACCTTGGCTTTTTGATGGTAccatcaaagaaaatattctcttcggtcaattatacgataataaaaaatatatagat GTGACACGTGTATGTGCCTTAAATAAAGATTTGCAGCAATTACCTCAAGGTGATATGACTATTGTTGGGGAAAGAGGGATAATGTTATCTGGTGGACAAAAAGCTCGAGTAAATTTGGCCAGAGCTGTATATAAGCAAgcagatatttatttactggACGATCCATTGAGCGCAGTAGACACAAAAGTTGCTAAgcatatatttacaaaatgcaTCATACAATATCTTCATGACAAGACGAGGATATTAGCAACGCATCAATTACAATTCATCAAATCTGCGGATGTTATAGTGGCATTGGATCAC ggTACCGTCAAATTGAAAGGAAGTTATAATgaactaattaaaaataatgatgaatttttgaaaatggtCACTCGTATCAGAATTGACAAGGAACGAAACGACCCTAAAGATACTGAGAAGTTTTTTGATCGTAACAGAGATAGTATAAGGAGTAGAGCATCTATTATGTCGCAAAACAGTTCAATCatg gaATTTGAATATGGCGATTACGAAAGTGCGGATACCAGCGAACAAGATGAATTATTTGAAACAGGCAATATTCCCTggaaattatatgtaaaatattttcgattcggCGGTTCTTGGTTAACTCTAATTACTTTTCTAATACTTTCGATAATAACACAAATATCTGTAAATGGTACCGATTATTGGGTATCTTATTGGACCAATTTAGAAGTCATAAGAAGTTCTAAAAATcgaactttaataataaataaaagaaatgaatatcaACATaccataaataatacaattttgtcGAGCTTTCTATCCGTAGATAATTTAGGATTGTTGACAACAACGTCTGCCATATACGTTTATAcaattagtatttttatttgcgTAATTTTGGTAATTATGCGCAGTATCTTTTTTATGGAAATTTGCGTAATCGCCTCTCGTAAAATTCATGATGCCTCGTTTAACAATCTCTTGCAAACTAACATGCGTTTTTTCCATATGAATCCTTCCg GAAGAATTCTGAATAGATTTTCCAAAGATATAGGAGCCATAGACGAATTATTACCAAAGCCTATGATAGaagtaatacaaatttttctagTCACATgtggtattattattatggaaTTAATAGTGAATTATTGGACAATTATACCATTAATTATATTAGGTATCTGCGCTTACTTCATAAAAATAGTATACATTAAAACTGTGCAAAGTATTAAACGATATGAAGGaatat GTAGGAGTCCAATATTTTGTCATATCAATGCAACTTTAAATGGACTTGCGACAATAAGAAGTAGCGGTAAAACAACGCAAGATATGTTGcaaaagaaatttgattaCTTGCAAGATAAACATACAGGCACTTGGTATCTCTTATTAGCAACATCTACTCTTCTTGGTTTAGTCTTCGATTTATTGATATGCCTTTTTGTAGCCtttatctgtttttattttattctcgtaCATACAG ataATATATTAGGTGGAGATGTGGGTTTAGCTATATCGCAAGCTCTTATTATAATTGGTATGTTACAATATGGTATAAAACAAACTGTCGAAGTGATTATTCAAATGACATCGGTTGAAAGAATTTTCCAATATATGAATCTTCCTAAGGAAAAATCTTTGACAGTAGCGAACTCACTACCGCCAACATGGCCGTCGCAAGGTCAGTTAGTATTAAAGAATGTTTCTATGAGATACAGTCCAAATGAGCCATACGTTTTAAag AATCTAACAGTTACGATAGAAGCAGGATGGAAAGTTGGTATTGTTGGAAGAACAGGAGCTGGAAAATCATCGTTAATAAGTGCAttatttcgtcttttttctgaCGGTTTAGAAGGACAGATAATAATTGATGAAAAAGATACGAGTACTATAGACCTACGTGAATTACGATCTCGGATATCTATTATTCCACAAGAGCCAATTCTCTTTGCTGCAAGTTTGCGATATAATTTGGATCCATTTAATCAATATGACGATGCACATCTTTGGGATATACTTCGAGAAGTCGAATTCACTGATATTGGTTTGAACGATCAAATTATAGCAAATGGTAACAACTTGAGCATAGGTCAAAAACAAATGATATGCTTGGCCCGAAGTATGCTCAGAAAAAATCGTATTATAGTACTTGATGAAGCAACTGCCAATATTGATTCCCA AACTGATGAATTGATACAACGAACTATAAGAACCAAATTCGCGGATTATACTGTTCTTACAATAGCTCATCGTTTGAATACTATTATTGATAGCACTCGTATTTTAGTGATGGATGCCGGAGAAATTGCG GAATTCGGTCATCCGTATGAGTTACTACGTGATAAACCTAATGGTTTGTTTGCTCAAATGGTGAAGAATACAGGACGTGTAATGTCTAAGAACCTTTTACGGCAAGCAGAAATGGCTTACCGGGGAGATTCCGTGGAAAATGATCTTAGATCATCTGGTAATATTTCCACTGAAACTGATTTAACATTTTACACGAATcaagaatatatatcattataa